From Geotalea uraniireducens Rf4:
GGATCAACCTCTTCGCGACGTACATAAAGAGGCGAGGCCGCTGCGATATGCATGGCGATATCCTTGACAAAGGCCTGGAAATTTTCATTCTTGGCGACGAAGTCGGTCTCGCAGTTTACCTCGACCAGAACGCCGATCTTTCCGCCCGCGTGGATATAAGAGCCGACCAGACCTTCGGTTGCAACCCGGCCGGACTTCTTGGAAGCGGCAGCCAGACCTTTCTTGCGCAGATAGTCGACAGCCTGCTCATGGTCGCCACCGGTTTCCGTCAGAGCCTTCTTGCAGTCCATGAGGCCTGCGCCGGTAGCCTTTCTCAGTTCATTTACTTGCGCTGCTGTTATGCTCACGTTTATCCTCCACAAAACGACCGACCCTTGCGGCCGTCTTTTTGTATTTTTATTACCCTTCCCAGGTGCTCCATCGTTACGGCTGACCGAAAACGGCTCCGCCGGAAGTCATTACGCCTCGCCGGCCGTTTCCTCGACAACCCCTTCGGCCTCAGCAGCAAATTCTGCTCCTTCTGTGTCCGTCTGAAGTTTGATATTGCGCGCCTGCCCACCCTCGATCATGGCATCGGCTACCTTGCTGGTCAGCAGGCGGATGGCACGGATTGCGTCATCATTGCCGGGGATCACGTAATCGATGTCGTCCGGGTCACAGTTCGTATCGACTATGGCCACCACCGGAATCCCCAGTTTTTTTGCCTCGCTGACGGCAATCTCCTCGTTTTTCGGGTCAATAACGAACAGGACGCCGGGAAGCTTGTTCATCCCCTTGATCCCGCCCAGAGTTTTCTCCAGCTTCTGCCGGTCCTTCTCCATTTGCAGCGCTTCTTTCTTGGTATATGCCTCGATGGTGCCGTCCGCAACCATGGCATCCAGACGTTTAAGCCTGTCGATACTCTGCTT
This genomic window contains:
- the tsf gene encoding translation elongation factor Ts, producing MSITAAQVNELRKATGAGLMDCKKALTETGGDHEQAVDYLRKKGLAAASKKSGRVATEGLVGSYIHAGGKIGVLVEVNCETDFVAKNENFQAFVKDIAMHIAAASPLYVRREEVDPDVLEREKAIYRAKAKESGKPDNIVEKIIEGQVNKFYADICLLEQPFVKDSDKTVQTYLNETIAAIGENISIRRFAKFTLGEGLAKKESDFAAEVAAAAGV
- the rpsB gene encoding 30S ribosomal protein S2; the encoded protein is MSNITMKELLEAGVHFGHQTKRWNPKMKPYIFGARNGIYIIDLQKTVRLFKGAYNFVVDAAQSGETMLFVGTKKQAQDSVSEEAQRCGMFYVNDRWLGGMLTNFSTVKQSIDRLKRLDAMVADGTIEAYTKKEALQMEKDRQKLEKTLGGIKGMNKLPGVLFVIDPKNEEIAVSEAKKLGIPVVAIVDTNCDPDDIDYVIPGNDDAIRAIRLLTSKVADAMIEGGQARNIKLQTDTEGAEFAAEAEGVVEETAGEA